A genomic window from Nocardioides sp. BP30 includes:
- a CDS encoding O-antigen ligase family protein: MLGTLHKKPRFDILITLGISLVLVDRVDFLAGAGPFALTPFLALAPFVLTATMLHVLTTRSEDRGAVSLRGKRGAMWLSVVVLAVLTSLFFGPPGHGLARSALLVVQMSAGVSLVALIRWSENWRAVRRGAYIGLAIYAIFDLYQWVLVRARIGLGEHWSGVVNGTLSPLGADAFRFTGACTDPNRAVPAIAFFTYLLLADPVTSRPYRRWTQYGILSVGLVMSALTLSRSGLIVFFIILAAAIGTMVRQMPQAERVLWFVLGGFTLVWFARGTWIDELGARSIIDTRLSRQDGSARSHLELLHRGWDGSTIDWHFLTGHGYGQSYLYLQDIFPQDIYANYHSLFITMLFETGVVGLIAVVALTVGPLRSRRRWLALGVIAFNLFYQDIADPLFWVQIALLWFVSDTPLEAPPDRGGSASMRARKIAPFFGPRLPHKDLISTMRA; this comes from the coding sequence GTGCTCGGGACGCTCCACAAGAAGCCACGCTTCGACATCCTCATCACCCTCGGCATCAGTCTGGTACTCGTTGACCGGGTCGATTTCCTGGCGGGCGCCGGTCCGTTCGCTCTGACTCCGTTCCTCGCGCTCGCACCCTTTGTCCTTACCGCGACGATGCTTCACGTGCTGACAACTCGTAGCGAAGACCGCGGGGCGGTCTCACTCCGGGGTAAGCGCGGCGCGATGTGGCTGAGCGTTGTGGTTTTGGCGGTGCTCACCTCACTCTTCTTCGGACCCCCAGGACACGGGCTTGCACGGTCAGCACTTCTGGTCGTCCAAATGAGCGCCGGCGTCTCACTCGTTGCATTAATTCGTTGGAGTGAGAACTGGCGTGCGGTGCGCCGAGGCGCATACATCGGACTCGCGATCTACGCCATTTTCGATCTTTACCAGTGGGTCCTAGTGCGAGCCCGGATTGGGCTCGGCGAGCACTGGAGCGGCGTCGTAAACGGGACACTCTCACCCCTTGGTGCCGATGCTTTCCGTTTCACAGGGGCCTGTACAGATCCCAATCGAGCCGTCCCAGCGATCGCCTTCTTCACCTATCTGCTGCTGGCAGACCCGGTCACGTCGCGGCCCTACCGCCGCTGGACGCAGTACGGCATCTTGAGCGTCGGCCTGGTCATGTCAGCACTTACGTTGTCGCGCAGCGGCTTGATCGTCTTCTTCATCATCCTTGCTGCCGCGATCGGCACGATGGTGCGCCAGATGCCGCAGGCCGAGCGGGTGCTTTGGTTCGTGCTTGGCGGCTTCACCTTGGTTTGGTTCGCTCGAGGTACCTGGATCGATGAGTTGGGAGCTCGTTCCATCATCGACACGCGATTGAGCCGCCAAGACGGATCCGCTCGATCGCATCTCGAACTTCTACACCGCGGCTGGGACGGCAGCACTATCGACTGGCACTTCCTGACAGGCCACGGCTACGGTCAGTCATATCTCTACCTGCAGGACATTTTTCCGCAGGACATATACGCAAACTACCATTCACTCTTCATCACCATGCTTTTCGAGACAGGCGTGGTCGGACTCATCGCAGTCGTAGCCCTCACCGTCGGCCCGTTGCGCTCGCGGAGACGTTGGCTGGCACTCGGCGTCATCGCGTTCAATCTCTTCTACCAAGACATCGCCGACCCGCTCTTCTGGGTCCAGATTGCATTATTGTGGTTCGTCTCAGACACTCCCCTGGAAGCGCCACCAGATCGAGGCGGAAGCGCCAGTATGCGAGCCCGCAAAATAGCGCCGTTCTTTGGTCCCAGGCTGCCACATAAAGACCTGATCAGTACAATGCGCGCGTGA